A window of the Streptomyces formicae genome harbors these coding sequences:
- a CDS encoding DUF58 domain-containing protein, whose amino-acid sequence MAAGSPAAGGEEHGGLRAALGGLTTRGRSFLAAGLAAAVCAYVLGQRDLLRVGLLLAVLPLICVAVLYRTRYRVAAGRRLSPSRVPAGSEARVHLRMDNVSRMATGLLMLQDHVPYVLGPRPRFVLDRVEPGGRREVSYRVRSDLRGRYPLGPLQLRLSDPFGMCELTRSFSAYDTLTVIPRTEPLPPVRLAGEASGYGDGRQRSLALAGDDDVIPRTYRQGDELRRVHWRSTARHGELMVRREEQPQRARCTVLLDTRRIAYQGAGPDSAFEWAVSAAASALVHMLERGFAVRLLTDTGSSVPSPGADGFTGSTQDSADSAGLMMDTLAVVDHSDGAGLSRAYDVLRGGNEGLLVAFVGDLDEEQAAVAARMRQRSGGAVAFVLDSGQWVTSGAVAGAVEERLRQLREAGWTAVAVPPGAALAELWRQAARERADTAPAGGTDGFSGGWS is encoded by the coding sequence ATGGCGGCCGGGAGCCCTGCCGCCGGCGGTGAGGAGCACGGCGGTCTGCGGGCGGCTCTCGGCGGGCTGACCACACGCGGCCGCTCCTTCCTGGCGGCCGGTCTGGCGGCGGCGGTGTGCGCGTATGTGCTGGGGCAGCGGGATCTGCTCCGGGTCGGGCTGCTGCTCGCCGTGCTGCCGCTGATCTGTGTGGCCGTGCTCTACCGCACGCGGTACCGGGTGGCGGCCGGCAGGCGGCTGTCGCCGTCGCGGGTGCCCGCCGGGTCCGAGGCCCGGGTGCATCTGCGGATGGACAACGTCTCGCGGATGGCGACCGGCCTGCTCATGCTCCAGGACCATGTGCCGTACGTGCTGGGGCCCCGGCCCCGGTTCGTGCTCGACCGGGTGGAGCCGGGCGGCCGCCGCGAGGTGTCCTACCGGGTCCGCTCCGATCTGCGCGGGCGCTATCCGCTCGGGCCGTTGCAGCTGCGGCTCAGCGATCCGTTCGGGATGTGCGAGCTGACCCGCTCGTTCAGCGCGTACGACACGCTGACCGTCATCCCGCGCACCGAGCCGCTGCCGCCGGTGCGGCTCGCGGGCGAGGCGTCGGGGTACGGGGACGGGCGGCAGCGCTCGCTGGCGCTGGCCGGCGACGACGACGTCATTCCGCGCACGTACCGGCAGGGCGACGAGCTGCGCCGGGTGCACTGGCGCTCCACCGCGCGCCACGGCGAGCTGATGGTGCGCCGCGAGGAGCAGCCGCAGCGGGCCCGATGCACGGTGCTGCTCGACACCCGCCGGATCGCCTACCAGGGCGCAGGCCCCGACTCGGCCTTCGAGTGGGCCGTGTCGGCGGCGGCGTCCGCGCTGGTGCACATGCTGGAGCGGGGTTTCGCGGTACGGCTGCTGACGGACACGGGCAGTTCGGTGCCCAGCCCCGGCGCCGACGGATTCACCGGGTCCACGCAGGATTCCGCGGACTCCGCGGGGCTGATGATGGACACCCTCGCCGTCGTCGACCACTCGGACGGTGCGGGGCTCTCCCGCGCGTACGACGTGCTGCGCGGCGGCAACGAGGGACTGCTGGTCGCCTTCGTCGGCGATCTCGACGAGGAGCAGGCGGCGGTCGCGGCCCGGATGCGGCAGCGCAGCGGCGGTGCGGTCGCGTTCGTCCTGGACAGCGGTCAGTGGGTGACGAGCGGCGCCGTGGCGGGCGCGGTCGAGGAGCGGCTGCGGCAGCTGCGTGAGGCCGGGTGGACGGCGGTGGCGGTGCCCCCGGGCGCGGCGCTGGCCGAGCTGTGGCGGCAGGCGGCCCGCGAGCGGGCCGACACCGCCCCGGCGGGCGGTACGGACGGGTTCTCTGGGGGATGGTCATGA
- a CDS encoding transglutaminase TgpA family protein: MSGSARLALCAYAATLMAVGALQPLVGPATWIVQAAFLVAVVSGVGALARRVPLARPLTVAAQAVVALLLLTLVFASEQAVIGLLPGPDAFAHFGELLASGADDVGRYAIPAPATDGIRLMLIGGVMLIGLAVDALAVTFRSAAPAGLPLLALYSVAAALSGGGADWLWFLLAATGYLLLLLAEGRDRLSQWGRVFGGAPRTAGTAAAGLDTGGGTAQAPVRMGRRIGALALGVAVLVPAPALGGGLIGGAGSGAGAGSGSGGTIDAVNPVVTLQDTLNQPEAREWLKYKTNADDTSDMYLRIMALDQFDGGSWKFSVRPLTGVPEELPRPDGLGGEAGTTEIRTNVSAAGSYRQGWLPMPYPTTRVSIDGKWRFDPARRTIIGDGGQTTSGVQYSVTSLLVNPTREQLARAPEPSAALLREYTQVPDSLPADVRSTAARVTKGATNAYERAAELEEWFAVGGGFTYSTTVKSGGGVEGISRFLKNKEGFCVHFSFSMAAMARVLGIPARVAVGFTPGTATAGGAMSVTNRDAHAWPELYFEGVGWTRFEPTPTRGSRPDYTQEQTPSGAATSPVEPGASASAEASAAPSSEPSCSAQDQRAGDCGAAAPRDVLPPEDPGPSPLVVAGIVILVVALLAVPLLPLLWRLRVRMRRLGSDRHVRGPGRGSGAGSGPGPGSGPKSGPELGGAAAAGTGQASAPALAAWQEVSDSAWDYGILPDESQTPRKAAARIVRLGQLEGAPADSVHRVAHALEQVLYAPEPRSAPGLAEEVQQVRKGLAANATRAARLRALLLPRSSARVLWAFSDRWTALTSRWSATRARALAQLTVQLRRLSRQRG; this comes from the coding sequence ATGAGCGGTAGCGCAAGGCTGGCCCTGTGCGCCTACGCCGCCACGCTGATGGCGGTCGGCGCGCTCCAGCCGCTGGTCGGTCCGGCGACCTGGATCGTGCAGGCCGCGTTCCTGGTGGCGGTGGTGAGCGGGGTGGGCGCGCTGGCCCGGCGGGTGCCGCTGGCCCGGCCGCTGACGGTGGCCGCGCAGGCCGTCGTCGCGCTGCTGCTGCTCACTCTGGTCTTCGCCAGTGAGCAGGCCGTCATCGGTCTGCTGCCGGGCCCGGACGCCTTCGCGCACTTCGGGGAGTTGCTGGCCTCGGGCGCCGATGACGTCGGGCGTTATGCGATACCGGCGCCCGCCACCGACGGCATCCGGCTGATGCTGATCGGCGGGGTGATGCTGATCGGGCTGGCGGTGGACGCGCTCGCGGTGACCTTCCGCAGCGCCGCCCCCGCGGGCCTGCCGCTGCTGGCGCTGTACTCGGTGGCGGCGGCGCTGTCCGGTGGCGGGGCGGACTGGCTCTGGTTCCTGCTGGCCGCCACGGGCTATCTGCTGCTCCTGCTGGCCGAGGGCCGGGACCGGCTGTCGCAGTGGGGCCGCGTGTTCGGCGGTGCGCCGCGGACGGCGGGCACGGCCGCGGCCGGGCTGGACACCGGCGGCGGTACGGCGCAGGCGCCGGTGCGCATGGGCCGGCGGATCGGGGCGCTCGCCCTGGGTGTCGCGGTGCTCGTTCCGGCGCCGGCGCTGGGCGGCGGGCTGATCGGCGGAGCGGGCAGCGGTGCGGGCGCGGGCAGTGGGAGCGGCGGCACGATCGACGCGGTGAACCCGGTCGTGACGCTGCAGGACACCCTCAACCAGCCGGAAGCGCGCGAGTGGCTGAAGTACAAGACCAACGCGGACGACACCAGCGACATGTATCTGCGGATCATGGCGCTGGACCAGTTCGACGGCGGCTCCTGGAAGTTCTCGGTGCGGCCGCTCACGGGTGTTCCGGAGGAGCTCCCGCGGCCCGACGGGCTGGGTGGTGAGGCGGGCACGACCGAGATCAGGACGAACGTCTCGGCCGCCGGTTCCTACCGGCAGGGCTGGCTGCCGATGCCGTATCCGACGACCCGGGTGAGCATCGACGGCAAGTGGCGCTTCGACCCGGCCCGGCGGACGATCATCGGTGACGGCGGGCAGACGACGAGCGGTGTGCAGTACTCGGTCACCAGCCTCCTGGTGAATCCGACCCGTGAGCAGCTCGCCCGGGCCCCCGAGCCCTCGGCCGCGCTGCTGCGGGAGTACACGCAGGTGCCCGATTCCCTCCCGGCCGATGTGCGGTCCACGGCGGCCCGGGTGACGAAGGGCGCGACGAACGCCTACGAGCGGGCGGCCGAGCTGGAGGAGTGGTTCGCCGTCGGCGGCGGCTTCACCTACAGCACCACGGTGAAGTCGGGCGGGGGTGTGGAGGGCATTTCCCGGTTCCTGAAGAACAAAGAGGGCTTCTGCGTCCACTTCTCGTTCTCGATGGCGGCGATGGCCCGGGTGCTGGGCATACCGGCGCGGGTGGCGGTCGGCTTCACCCCGGGCACGGCGACGGCGGGCGGCGCGATGTCGGTGACCAACCGTGATGCGCATGCCTGGCCCGAGCTGTACTTCGAGGGTGTCGGGTGGACCCGGTTCGAGCCGACCCCGACCCGGGGCTCCCGCCCCGACTACACCCAGGAGCAGACGCCGTCCGGCGCCGCGACCAGCCCTGTGGAGCCGGGCGCGAGCGCCTCGGCGGAGGCGTCGGCCGCTCCGTCGAGCGAGCCCAGCTGCTCTGCGCAGGACCAGCGGGCGGGCGACTGCGGGGCGGCCGCGCCGAGGGACGTGCTGCCGCCGGAGGATCCAGGGCCTTCGCCGCTGGTGGTGGCGGGAATCGTCATCCTCGTGGTGGCGCTGCTGGCCGTGCCCTTGCTGCCGCTGCTGTGGCGGCTGCGGGTACGGATGCGGCGGCTGGGCTCGGACCGGCATGTCCGCGGTCCGGGACGGGGATCCGGAGCGGGGTCGGGCCCCGGACCGGGATCGGGACCGAAATCGGGACCGGAGCTCGGAGGGGCCGCTGCCGCCGGCACAGGGCAGGCGTCCGCGCCCGCGCTGGCCGCATGGCAGGAGGTCTCCGACTCGGCCTGGGACTACGGCATCCTGCCGGACGAGTCGCAGACCCCGCGCAAGGCGGCCGCCCGGATCGTGCGGCTCGGACAGCTGGAGGGCGCACCCGCCGATTCGGTGCACCGGGTGGCCCACGCGCTGGAACAGGT